From the Lepisosteus oculatus isolate fLepOcu1 chromosome 1, fLepOcu1.hap2, whole genome shotgun sequence genome, one window contains:
- the pmela gene encoding premelanosome protein a isoform X2, translated as MRNCLLVLVAAVLAVVSAHREPPRGSEGFIRYRSWNSRMYPMWKQGDHHSRNCWTGGDVTFNIINDSPTLTGAKVSFNIEIRFPGNQTVLPDGQVVWAENCTINGTHFRKGEAVYPDHNSSEVWNGTFPDGTPFPRNSNKKPRFVFVWKTWGRYWQVAGGPSSSLTIGTGNVPLGSYNMEVVIFHCRGKDKFIPLGYASSQFSITDQIPFAVSLSQMNDLNQSDSSFIQNRAIAFTVTLHDPSQYLQAADISFNWDFGDNSGALISRELTVTHTYLTPGSFQPQVVLQATIPNVGCGTTAAPTSSPQGGSTAPADPSASPAAVTVNSPTAVNIDLAVPVSPGDDIALAASAQPAETPAEGEAAASAAPAATPVVSAAAPSAQDPTLPAASAATAAPTAPANTVLLEGTVALTASVEAGASVTPAAAGEAVQTASPEMAVAPAASTTVLAEGGIQAVTATGAEDVVVVVAKRQAPETPANGCFIYRYGSFSTSVDVIQGIESVNIVEVANVVLETEEEQNAVDLTVTCQGSLPNEVCMVVSDADCATPVQTVCSAVQQLPECQLILRQFFNDTGVFCINVTLTNNVSLAATSARVSVTTGSSSSTAGTVAMALGILTVACAVAAVAVTYRRTKQYQPLREDPAGSSSGSSSGSPRRSSFPMLLWNLLGRQTAGESSPLLQGRVV; from the exons ATGCGGAATTGTCTGCTGGTGCTGGTGGCGGCTGTCCTCGCCGTGGTCTCAGCTCACCGCGAAC CACCGAGGGGTTCCGAAGGCTTCATCCGGTACCGCTCCTGGAACTCCAGAATGTATCCGATGTGGAAACAGGGAGACCATCACAGCAGAAACTGCTGGACAG GCGGAGACGTGACCTTCAACATCATTAACGACAGCCCGACCCTGACTGGAGCCAAGGTCTCCTTCAACATCGAGATCCGCTTCCCAGGCAACCAGACCGTGCTGCCGGATGGCCAGGTCGTGTGGGCTGAGAACTGCACAATCAATG GGACTCACTTCCGGAAAGGAGAGGCTGTGTATCCAGACCATAATTCCTCGGAGGTATGGAACGGTACCTTTCCAGATGGGACCCCCTTTCCCAGGAACTCCAACAAGAAGCCCAGATTCGTGTTTGTGTGGAAGACTTGGG GACGGTACTGGCAGGTAGCTGGCGGCCCCTCTTCCTCCCTCACCATCGGCACAGGCAATGTTCCCCTGGGCTCCTACAACATGGAGGTGGTGATCTTCCACTGCCGCGGCAAGGACAAGTTCATACCCCTGGGGTACGCCTCCAGCCAGTTCTCCATCACAG ATCAGATCCCGTTTGCCGTGTCCCTGTCCCAGATGAATGATCTGAACCAGTCCGACAGCAGCTTCATCCAGAACCGGGCCATCGCCTTCACCGTCACCCTGCACGACCCCAGCCAGTACCTGCAGGCCGCCGACATCTCCTTCAACTGGGACTTCGGCGATAACAGCGGCGCCCTGATCTCCCGCGAGCTCACGGTCACCCACACCTACCTCACGCCCGGCTCCTTCCAGCCGCAGGTGGTCCTGCAGGCCACCATCCCCAACGTGGGCTGCGGCACCACGGCGGCACCCACCTCCTCTCCACAGGGGGGCTCCACCG CCCCAGCTGACCCATCGGCTTCTCCAGCTGCTGTGACAGTTAACTCGCCCACTGCAGTCAACATTGATCTGGCTGTGCCTGTCTCCCCCGGCGACGACATCGCCCTGGCTGCATCTGCGCAACCGGCAGAAACACCAGCGGAGGGAGAAGCAGCTGCCTCAGCTGCCCCAGCTGCCACTCCGGTCGTTTCAGCAGCTGCGCCGTCTGCACAGGACCCAACTCTTCCAGCTGCCTCGGCTGCTACAGCTGCACCAACTGCTCCAGCAAACACAGTCCTGCTCGAGGGCACAGTGGCCCTGACTGCCTCAGTGGAGGCGGGAGCCTCTGTCACACCTGCAGCCGCAGGAGAGGCAGTCCAGACAGCGAGCCCGGAGATGGCAG TTGCCCCGGCTGCCTCCACCACAGTGCTGGCAGAGGGGGGGATCCAGGCAGTGACTGCCACGGGGGCGGAAGACGTGGTTGTGGTGGTGGCCAAGCGCCAGGCTCCAGAGACTCCCGCCAACGGCTGCTTCATCTACCGCTACGGCTCCTTCTCCACCAGCGTGGACGTCATCC AGGGCATTGAGAGCGTGAATATTGTGGAGGTGGCCAATGTGGTCCTGGAGACAGAGGAGGAGCAGAACGCTGTGGACCTCACTGTCACCTGCCAGGGGAG CCTGCCCAACGAGGTCTGCATGGTGGTGTCCGACGCGGACTGCGCCACGCCCGTGCAGACGGTGTGCAGCGCCGTGCAGCAGCTGCCGGAGTGCCAGCTGATCCTGCGCCAGTTCTTCAACGACACCGGCGTCTTCTGCATCAACGTGACCTTGACCAACAACGTCAGCCTGGCCGCCACCAGCGCCCGCGTCAGCGTCACCACAG GTTCGAGCTCTTCCACTGCTGGCACGGTGGCCATGGCGCTGGGGATCCTAACAGTCGCCTGTGCGGTGGCGGCAGTAGCTGTGACCTACAG GCGCACCAAGCAGTACCAGCCACTGAGGGAGGACCCCGCGGGCAGCTCCTCGGGCAGCTCCTCGGGCAGCCCCAGAAGGTCCTCGTTTCCCATGCTGCTGTGGAACCTGCTGGGCCGCCAGACGGCCGGAGAGAGCAGCCCACTGCTGCAGGGCCGGGTGGTCTGA
- the pmela gene encoding premelanosome protein a isoform X1, protein MRNCLLVLVAAVLAVVSAHREPPRGSEGFIRYRSWNSRMYPMWKQGDHHSRNCWTGGDVTFNIINDSPTLTGAKVSFNIEIRFPGNQTVLPDGQVVWAENCTINGTHFRKGEAVYPDHNSSEVWNGTFPDGTPFPRNSNKKPRFVFVWKTWGRYWQVAGGPSSSLTIGTGNVPLGSYNMEVVIFHCRGKDKFIPLGYASSQFSITDQIPFAVSLSQMNDLNQSDSSFIQNRAIAFTVTLHDPSQYLQAADISFNWDFGDNSGALISRELTVTHTYLTPGSFQPQVVLQATIPNVGCGTTAAPTSSPQGGSTAPADPSASPAAVTVNSPTAVNIDLAVPVSPGDDIALAASAQPAETPAEGEAAASAAPAATPVVSAAAPSAQDPTLPAASAATAAPTAPANTVLLEGTVALTASVEAGASVTPAAAGEAVQTASPEMAVAPAASTTVLAEGGIQAVTATGAEDVVVVVAKRQAPETPANGCFIYRYGSFSTSVDVIQGIESVNIVEVANVVLETEEEQNAVDLTVTCQGSLPNEVCMVVSDADCATPVQTVCSAVQQLPECQLILRQFFNDTGVFCINVTLTNNVSLAATSARVSVTTGSSSSTAGTVAMALGILTVACAVAAVAVTYSRRTKQYQPLREDPAGSSSGSSSGSPRRSSFPMLLWNLLGRQTAGESSPLLQGRVV, encoded by the exons ATGCGGAATTGTCTGCTGGTGCTGGTGGCGGCTGTCCTCGCCGTGGTCTCAGCTCACCGCGAAC CACCGAGGGGTTCCGAAGGCTTCATCCGGTACCGCTCCTGGAACTCCAGAATGTATCCGATGTGGAAACAGGGAGACCATCACAGCAGAAACTGCTGGACAG GCGGAGACGTGACCTTCAACATCATTAACGACAGCCCGACCCTGACTGGAGCCAAGGTCTCCTTCAACATCGAGATCCGCTTCCCAGGCAACCAGACCGTGCTGCCGGATGGCCAGGTCGTGTGGGCTGAGAACTGCACAATCAATG GGACTCACTTCCGGAAAGGAGAGGCTGTGTATCCAGACCATAATTCCTCGGAGGTATGGAACGGTACCTTTCCAGATGGGACCCCCTTTCCCAGGAACTCCAACAAGAAGCCCAGATTCGTGTTTGTGTGGAAGACTTGGG GACGGTACTGGCAGGTAGCTGGCGGCCCCTCTTCCTCCCTCACCATCGGCACAGGCAATGTTCCCCTGGGCTCCTACAACATGGAGGTGGTGATCTTCCACTGCCGCGGCAAGGACAAGTTCATACCCCTGGGGTACGCCTCCAGCCAGTTCTCCATCACAG ATCAGATCCCGTTTGCCGTGTCCCTGTCCCAGATGAATGATCTGAACCAGTCCGACAGCAGCTTCATCCAGAACCGGGCCATCGCCTTCACCGTCACCCTGCACGACCCCAGCCAGTACCTGCAGGCCGCCGACATCTCCTTCAACTGGGACTTCGGCGATAACAGCGGCGCCCTGATCTCCCGCGAGCTCACGGTCACCCACACCTACCTCACGCCCGGCTCCTTCCAGCCGCAGGTGGTCCTGCAGGCCACCATCCCCAACGTGGGCTGCGGCACCACGGCGGCACCCACCTCCTCTCCACAGGGGGGCTCCACCG CCCCAGCTGACCCATCGGCTTCTCCAGCTGCTGTGACAGTTAACTCGCCCACTGCAGTCAACATTGATCTGGCTGTGCCTGTCTCCCCCGGCGACGACATCGCCCTGGCTGCATCTGCGCAACCGGCAGAAACACCAGCGGAGGGAGAAGCAGCTGCCTCAGCTGCCCCAGCTGCCACTCCGGTCGTTTCAGCAGCTGCGCCGTCTGCACAGGACCCAACTCTTCCAGCTGCCTCGGCTGCTACAGCTGCACCAACTGCTCCAGCAAACACAGTCCTGCTCGAGGGCACAGTGGCCCTGACTGCCTCAGTGGAGGCGGGAGCCTCTGTCACACCTGCAGCCGCAGGAGAGGCAGTCCAGACAGCGAGCCCGGAGATGGCAG TTGCCCCGGCTGCCTCCACCACAGTGCTGGCAGAGGGGGGGATCCAGGCAGTGACTGCCACGGGGGCGGAAGACGTGGTTGTGGTGGTGGCCAAGCGCCAGGCTCCAGAGACTCCCGCCAACGGCTGCTTCATCTACCGCTACGGCTCCTTCTCCACCAGCGTGGACGTCATCC AGGGCATTGAGAGCGTGAATATTGTGGAGGTGGCCAATGTGGTCCTGGAGACAGAGGAGGAGCAGAACGCTGTGGACCTCACTGTCACCTGCCAGGGGAG CCTGCCCAACGAGGTCTGCATGGTGGTGTCCGACGCGGACTGCGCCACGCCCGTGCAGACGGTGTGCAGCGCCGTGCAGCAGCTGCCGGAGTGCCAGCTGATCCTGCGCCAGTTCTTCAACGACACCGGCGTCTTCTGCATCAACGTGACCTTGACCAACAACGTCAGCCTGGCCGCCACCAGCGCCCGCGTCAGCGTCACCACAG GTTCGAGCTCTTCCACTGCTGGCACGGTGGCCATGGCGCTGGGGATCCTAACAGTCGCCTGTGCGGTGGCGGCAGTAGCTGTGACCTACAG CAGGCGCACCAAGCAGTACCAGCCACTGAGGGAGGACCCCGCGGGCAGCTCCTCGGGCAGCTCCTCGGGCAGCCCCAGAAGGTCCTCGTTTCCCATGCTGCTGTGGAACCTGCTGGGCCGCCAGACGGCCGGAGAGAGCAGCCCACTGCTGCAGGGCCGGGTGGTCTGA
- the LOC138217763 gene encoding tubulin alpha-1B chain-like gives MRECISIHVGQAGVQIGNACWELYCLEHGIQPDGQMPSDKAIGGGDDSFNTFFSETGAGKHVPRAVFVDLEPTVIDEVRTGTYRQLFHPEQLITGKEDAANNYARGHYTIGKEIIDLVLDRIRKLADQCTGLQGFLVFHSFGGGTGSGFTSLLMERLSVDYGKKSKLEFSIYPAPQVSTAVVEPYNSILTTHTTLEHSDCAFMVDNEAIYDICRRNLDIERPTYTNLNRLISQIVSSITASLRFDGALNVDLTEFQTNLVPYPRIHFPLATYAPVISAEKAYHEQLSVAEITNACFEPANQMVKCDPRHGKYMACCLLYRGDVVPKDVNAAIATIKTKRTIQFVDWCPTGFKVGINYQPPTVVPGGDLAKVQRAVCMLSNTTAIAEAWARLDHKFDLMYAKRAFVHWYVGEGMEEGEFSEAREDMAALEKDYEEVGVDSIEGEGEEEGEEY, from the exons ATG CGTGAGTGCATCTCCATCCATGTTGGCCAGGCTGGTGTCCAGATTGGCAATGCCTGCTGGGAGCTCTACTGCCTGGAGCACGGGATCCAGCCGGACGGCCAGATGCCCAGTGACAAGGCCATCGGAGGTGGCGACGACTCCTTCAACACCTTCTTCAGCGAGACCGGAGCGGGCAAGCACGTCCCGAGAGCTGTCTTTGTAGACCTGGAGCCCACAGTCATCG ATGAGGTGCGCACTGGGACCTACCGCCAGCTGTTCCACCCTGAGCAGCTCATCACTGGCAAGGAGGATGCTGCCAACAACTACGCCCGTGGGCACTACACCATCGGCAAAGAGATCATCGACCTGGTGCTGGACCGGATCCGCAAACTG GCTGACCAGTGCACAGGTCTGCAGGGCTTCCTGGTCTTCCACAGCTTTGGAGGTGGTACCGGTTCTGGTTTCACCTCTCTGCTGATGGAACGCCTGTCTGTCGACTACGGCAAGAAGTCCAAGCTGGAGTTCTCCATCTACCCAGCTCCCCAGGTGTCCACAGCTGTGGTGGAGCCCTACAACTCCATCCTGACCACCCACACCACCCTGGAGCACTCCGACTGTGCCTTCATGGTCGACAACGAGGCCATTTATGACATCTGCCGCAGGAACCTCGATATCGAGCGCCCCACCTACACCAACCTCAACAGGCTCATCAGCCAGATCGTGTCCTCTATCACAGCCTCCCTCCGATTCGATGGTGCCCTCAATGTTGATCTGACCGAGTTCCAGACCAATTTGGTGCCCTACCCTCGTATCCACTTCCCACTGGCCACCTATGCCCCTGTTATCTCTGCAGAGAAAGCCTACCATGAGCAGCTTTCTGTGGCTGAGATCACCAATGCCTGCTTTGAGCCGGCCAACCAGATGGTGAAATGTGACCCCCGTCACGGCAAGTACATGGCCTGCTGCCTGCTGTACCGTGGTGACGTGGTGCCCAAAGATGTCAACGCTGCCATCGCCACCATCAAGACCAAGCGCACCATCCAGtttgtggactggtgtcctactGGTTTCAAGGTTGGTATCAACTACCAGCCTCCCACTGTGGTGCCTGGTGGAGACCTGGCCAAGGTGCAGAGGGCAGTGTGCATGCTGAGCAACACCACCGCCATCGCCGAGGCCTGGGCCCGCCTGGACCACAAGTTTGACCTGATGTACGCCAAACGTGCCTTCGTGCACTGGTACGTGGGTGAGGGCATGGAGGAGGGTGAGTTCTCTGAGGCCAGAGAGGACATGGCAGCCCTGGAGAAGGATTATGAAGAGGTGGGCGTTGACTCCAtcgagggagagggggaggaggaaggagaggagTATTAA